DNA from Krasilnikovia cinnamomea:
GACGTCCGCGATGCCCTGCAGGCGCGGCGCCTGCCGCTGACCCTTGCGCGGGCCCGAGACGATCAGCTTGCCCTTCACCTCGTCCGTGATCGCCTCGATGATCTTCTCGCCGCCGATGCCGTACGGCAGCTCGGTGACCGTGATGGCCTGCCGCCCCCGGCCGCCCTCCAGCGGCCCCGTCTGGGCGCGGGCCCGCATCCGCACCACCCCACGGCCTGTCTCGTACGCCCGGCGCACCTCGTCCAGCCCCAGCAGCTGCCCGCCCGTGGGCAGGTCGGGGCCGGGCACGAACCGCATCAGCGTGTCCAGGTCGGCGTCCGGGTGGGTGATCAGGTGCTGGGCGGCGGCCACCACCTCGCCGAGGTTGTGCGGGATCATGTTGGTCGCCATCCCGACCGCGATGCCCGAGGTGCCGTTGACCAACAAATTCGGGAACGCGGCGGGCAGCACCTTGGGCTCTTGCTCCGAGCCGTCGTAGTTCGGCTTGAAGTCGACCGTGCCCTCGCCCAGCTCGCCGACCAGCAGCATCGCCTCGGGCGACAACCGGGACTCCGTGTACCGCTCGGCGGCCGGGCCGTCGTCCGGTGAACCGAAGTTGCCGTGCCCGTCGATCAGCGGGTTGTTGAGCGAGAAGTCCTGCGCCAGGCGCACCAGGGCGTCGTAGATCGCCAGGTTGCCGTGCGGGTGGAAGCGGCCCATCACGTCACCGGTGATCCGGGCCGACTTCACGTACGGCCGGTCGGGGCGGTGGCCCTGGTCGTACATCGAGTACAGGATGCGGCGGTGCACCGGCTTGAGGCCGTCGCGCGCGTCCGGCAGCGCCCGCGAGTGGATCACCGAGTACGCGTACTCCAGGTAGGAGTCCTCGACCTCGGTGGTCAGCGGATTGTCGACGATCCGTGCCCCCGCCTGCGCGAAGGCGGACATGTCGACCTGGGAGCGATCCGCCTTGCGGCGTGCCATACCGTGTTCTCCGTTCCGATACGCCGTCAGGCGTCGATGCTCTCCTCGTCGAGCCGGCCAGACGACTCGATCAGCCAGTTCTTGCGCGGCTCCACCCGCTCGCCCATCAGCAGGTCGAGCACCTGTTCGGCGTACTCGACGTCATCGAGCGTGATCCGCCGGACCGTCCGCACCGCCGGGTTCATCGTGGTGCTCCACAACTCCTCGGCGTCCATCTCGCCGAGACCCTTGAACCGGGGCACCGGCTTCTGCACCTGCTTTCCGGCCTTCTCCAGGCGGGCGACGGTCGATTCCATCTCCTGCTGGGTGTAGGTGTAGATCGTTTCGGAGTTGCGACCCTTGGTGACCACCTTGTGCAGCGGGGGCATGGCGGCGAACAGCCGTCCGGCCTCGATCACGGGTCGCATGTACTTGGCAAAGAGCGTGATGAGCAGCGTGCGAATGTGCGAGCCGTCGACGTCCGCGTCCGCCATGATCAGCACGCGTCCGTAGCGGAGGCTCGACAGGTCGAAGGTGCGGCCGGAGCCCGCACCGAGCACCTGCACGATCGCGGAACACTCGGCGTTGTCCAACACCTGCTGCAGGCTGGCCTTCTGCACGTTCAGGATCTTGCCGCGGATGGGCAATAGCGCCTGAAACTCGGACGATCGGGCCATTCTGGCGCTTCCGAGGGCCGAGTCGCCCTCCACGATGAACAATTCCGACTCGGCGACGCCGGTGGAGCGGCAGTCGACCAGCTTGGGAGGCATCGAGGCGCCCTCGAGCGCGGTCTTGCGCCGGGCCGCGTCCTTCTGCTGCTTCTGGGTCAGCCGCACCCGGGCCGCGTCGACGATCTTCTGCAGCACCGTGCGGGCCTCGGCCTTGGTGCGCCGCCCCTCCAGCCACTCCTTGATGTGCGCCTCGACCAGCCCCTGCAGCACCCGGGTGATGCCCGCCGTGGACAGCTCGTCCTTGGTCTGCGAGGTGAACTGCGGCTCCGGGATGCGCACGTGGATGACCGCGGTCATGCCCTCCAGCAGGTCGTCCAGGACGGGCGGGTCCTCCTTGGGCTTGAGCAGCCCGCGCGCGTTGCGGATCGCCTCGGTCAGCGCCCGGACCAGGGCCCGCTCGAAACCCTTGCGGTGGGTGCCGCCGTGCATGTTGCGGATCGTGTTGGTGAAGCACTCGACGGTACGGTCGTAGCCCGTGCCCCAGCGGAACGCGATCTCCACCTCGGCGCGCCGCTCCACGTTGGACTGCATGACGCCGTTGGCGTCGGCGGCGTTCTCCTTGTACGTCCCCTCGCCGGTGACCAGCAGGATGCCGGAGACCGGCTTGTCACCCGGCGGGGCCAGGAACTCCACCATGTCGGTGAGGCCGTTCGGGTAGTGGAACGTCTCCGTGGTGGGCTCGGGGCGGGTCTCGTCGCGCAGCGAGTAGGTGACGCCGGGGACGAGGAACGCGGTGTTGCGCAGCTTGGCCCGCACGGATTCCACGTCGAGGCGGGCGGCGCCCTCGAAGTAGCGGGGGTCGTACCAGTAGCGCACGGAGGTGCCGGTGGCCTCGCCGCGCTTCATCTTGCGCACCATGCGCAGGCCGGACTCGCGGTGGAACTTGGCGTTCGGACCCGGGCCGTCGAAGACGCCCGGCACGCCGCGGTGGAACGACATCTCGTGGACCTTGCCGCCGCGCTTGACCGTGACGTCCAGGCGCAGGGAGAGCGCGTTGACCGCGGAGGCGCCGACGCCGTGCAGGCCGCCGGAGGTCTTGTAGCCCGAGCCGCCGAACTTGCCGCCGGCGTGCAGCCGGGTGAGCACCAGCTCGACGCCGGTGAGGCCGGACTTGGCGTTGACGTCGGTGGGGATGCCGCGGCCGTCGTCGTCGACCTGCACGGAGCCGTCGGCGTGCAGGGTGACCGCGACGGTGGTGGCGAACTCGGCGACGCCCTCGTCGGTCGAGTTGTCGATGATCTCGTTGGCGAGGTGGTTGATGCCCCGGCTGTCGGTCGAGCCGATGTACATGCCCGGGCGCTTGCGCACCGCGTCGAGGCCCTCAAGGTGGGTGAGGTCGTCGGCCCCGTACAAGGTCTCCGGTTGCGCAGTCACGAGGTGGTACTCCCGAGCGAGGTGGCGATCGACCCGGCGAGCCTACCGGTCACCTCCGACGAGATTGCGGAGATGAGTGGAGCCCGCCGGGTCGCGCCCGGGCACAAGACGGACAAACGCCGTCAGGGCGTGAGCGACGACACGTCCGTGGCAATGCACTACGCGGCGACCAGGGCGCGCTCCGCGGGGCGCGCGGCGGGGACGGCGGCGCTCAGGGCGCGCCAGAGCTCGACGGGGTACGGCCGGCCGGTGATCGCCATCGGGGGCAGCTCCTGGTAGGCGATCAGCGTGTCGGTGACCTGCCGGGTCTGCGCGCAGACCACCAC
Protein-coding regions in this window:
- a CDS encoding DNA gyrase/topoisomerase IV subunit B, which produces MTAQPETLYGADDLTHLEGLDAVRKRPGMYIGSTDSRGINHLANEIIDNSTDEGVAEFATTVAVTLHADGSVQVDDDGRGIPTDVNAKSGLTGVELVLTRLHAGGKFGGSGYKTSGGLHGVGASAVNALSLRLDVTVKRGGKVHEMSFHRGVPGVFDGPGPNAKFHRESGLRMVRKMKRGEATGTSVRYWYDPRYFEGAARLDVESVRAKLRNTAFLVPGVTYSLRDETRPEPTTETFHYPNGLTDMVEFLAPPGDKPVSGILLVTGEGTYKENAADANGVMQSNVERRAEVEIAFRWGTGYDRTVECFTNTIRNMHGGTHRKGFERALVRALTEAIRNARGLLKPKEDPPVLDDLLEGMTAVIHVRIPEPQFTSQTKDELSTAGITRVLQGLVEAHIKEWLEGRRTKAEARTVLQKIVDAARVRLTQKQQKDAARRKTALEGASMPPKLVDCRSTGVAESELFIVEGDSALGSARMARSSEFQALLPIRGKILNVQKASLQQVLDNAECSAIVQVLGAGSGRTFDLSSLRYGRVLIMADADVDGSHIRTLLITLFAKYMRPVIEAGRLFAAMPPLHKVVTKGRNSETIYTYTQQEMESTVARLEKAGKQVQKPVPRFKGLGEMDAEELWSTTMNPAVRTVRRITLDDVEYAEQVLDLLMGERVEPRKNWLIESSGRLDEESIDA